A DNA window from Camelina sativa cultivar DH55 chromosome 13, Cs, whole genome shotgun sequence contains the following coding sequences:
- the LOC104735652 gene encoding splicing factor U2AF-associated protein 2-like, whose translation MSDSGNLQLPPSSTGAGVVDGLTPAATDVGWYILGENQENLGPYTFSELCDHFRNGYLLATTLVWADGRSEWQPLSSIPELISRISGAEVGYAALGASGLINGSNAGTKQKKQDTSAFTSTEDEFEKWQREIKEAEAEAERLKNGSVSGTELVEDDHESASSPPEGEDEFTDDDGTIYKWDKARRVWVPQDDPPLGGVDPYGLEEMTFAKEDEVFPTINILDTKKDDSEDDVAAGKTEEDGSDETAEINSNGKRKLPEPETEKKEPNKPPDSWFELKVNPHIYVTGLPDDVTLEEVAEVFSKCGIIKEDDTSKPRIKLYSDKGTGKLKGDALITYMKEPSVDLAIKILDGAPLRPADKLLMSVSRAKFEQKGERFITKQTDNKKKKKLKKVEQKLLGWGGTDDAKVSIPATVVLRFMFSPAELRADEGLVTELEEDVKEESLKHGPFDSVKVCEHHPQGVVLIRFKDRVDAQKCIEAMQGRWYAKRQIHASLDDGSVNHATVRDFDLEAERLDQFAADLEAE comes from the exons ATGTCCGATTCTGGTAATCTACAGCTTCCACCATCATCGACAG GGGCAGGAGTTGTTGATGGGCTTACACCTGCAGCTACTGATGTTGGTTGGTACATTCTTGGTGAAAACCAGGAGAACCTGGGTCCATATACCTTCTCTGAGCTATGTG ACCATTTCAGGAACGGTTACCTATTAGCAACTACCCTCGTTTGGGCTGACGGAAGAAGTGAATGGCAACCACTTTCTTCCATCCCCGAGTTAATCTCAAGGATTTCTGGAGCTGAGGTTGGCTATGCAGCTCTAG GTGCATCTGGGTTGATAAATGGATCTAATGCTGGAACCAAGCAAAAGAAGCAAGACACTTCTG CCTTTACTAGTACCGAGGATGAATTTGAGAAATGGCagagagagattaaagaagCAGAAGCGGAGGCTGAAAGGTTGAAAAATGGTTCTGTCTCTGGTACTGAGCTTGTTGAAGATGATCATGAAAGCGCTTCTTCACCACCAGAGGGCGAAGATGAGTTCACAGATGATGATGGAACGATATATAAATGGGACAAAGCTCGTAGAGTATGGGTTCCTCAG GATGATCCACCACTTGGTGGCGTTGACCCATACGGACTCGAGGAGATGACGTTTGCTAAGGAAGACGAAGTATTTCCAACAATAAACATTCTTGATACTAAGAAGGATGACTCTGAGGATGACGTGGCGGCTGGTAAGACAGAAGAAGATGGCTCTGATGAAACTGCTGAAATAAACAGTAACGGCAAGAGAAAGCTACCAGAGCCAGAAACTGAAAAGAAG GAACCAAACAAGCCTCCAGACTCGTGGTTTGAATTAAAAGTGAACCCACATATTTATGTTACTGGGTTGCCCGATGATGTCACCCTCGAGGAA GTAGCTGAAGTTTTTTCTAAATGCGGCATAATTAAGGAG GATGACACTAGTAAGCCTCGGATAAAGCTTTACAGTGACAAGGGGACAGGAAAATTAAAAGGCGATGCTCTTATTACCTATATGAAG gaGCCATCAGTGGATCTTGCAATTAAAATCTTAGATGGGGCTCCGTTACGTCCTGCTGACAAGCTCCTCATGTCAGTTTCTCGAGCCAAGTTTGAGCAGAAAG gGGAGAGATTTATAACTAAGCAAACcgacaacaagaagaaaaagaagcttaAAAAGGTGGAGCAAAAGTTGCTTGGATGGG GTGGTACAGATGATGCTAAGGTCTCAATACCAGCAACGGTTGTTCTGCGCTTCATGTTCAGTCCAGCTGAGTTGAGG GCTGATGAGGGTCTGGTTACTGAGTTGGAGGAAGACGTGAAAGAGGAGAGTTTGAAGCATGGACCGTTTGACTCAGTGAAG GTATGTGAGCATCATCCACAGGGTGTTGTTCTAATAAGATTCAAGGATCGGGTAGATGCACAGAAATGTATAGAAGCAATGCAGGGTCGATG GTATGCAAAGAGACAGATACATGCGAGCCTCGATGATGGATCAGTGAACCACGCTACAGTTAGGGATTTTGATTTGGAAGCCGAGCGGTTAGATCAGTTTGCAGCTGATCTCGAAGCtgagtaa
- the LOC104735649 gene encoding stearoyl-[acyl-carrier-protein] 9-desaturase 1, chloroplastic-like: MAMAMTMDRIAFSSPSSFYHRSSHHHPHGSRSSRVFMASSTLRSVSTQDTNGRKPYIPPREVHRQVKYSMPPQKLEIFKSLEGWAEENLLAYLKPVEKSWQPTDFLPEAESEGFYDQVKELRERCKELSDDYFVVLVGDMITEEALPTYQTMINTLDGVRDETGASPSPWAVWTRAWTAEENRHGDLLNKYLYLSGRVDMRQIEKTIQYLIGSGMDPKTENNPYLGFIYTSFQERATFISHGNTARLAKNLGDLKLGKICGTIAADERRHETAYTKIVEKLFEIDPDTTIVGFADMMKKKISMPAHLMYDGRDDNLFDHFSSVAQRLGVYTARDYADILEFLVQRWNVQKLSDLSSEGHKAQDYLCGLPARIRKLEERAQGRTKEAAKNIPISWIFGREIRA, translated from the exons ATGGCTATGGCTATGACTATGGATCGGATCGCTTTTTCCTCACCCTCATCATTTTATCATcgttcttctcatcatcatcctcatggCTCCAGATCTTCCAGAGTTTTCATGGCTTCCTCCACTCTCCGTTCCGTTTCCAC ACAGGATACGAATGGAAGGAAACCATATATTCCCCCAAGAGAGGTGCATCGTCAAGTGAAATATTCAATGCCACCACAAAAGCTGGAGATCTTCAAGTCCTTAGAAGGATGGGCTGAAGAGAACTTGTTGGCTTACCTAAAACCTGTTGAGAAATCATGGCAGCCTACTGATTTCCTCCCTGAAGCTGAGTCAGAAGGATTCTATGACCAAGTGAAGGAGCTAAGAGAAAGGTGTAAGGAGCTTTCTGATGACTACTTTGTTGTGCTTGTTGGTGATATGATCACAGAGGAAGCACTTCCGACTTATCAGACCATGATTAATACATTGGACGGGGTTAGAGATGAGACGGGAGCAAGTCCTTCTCCTTGGGCAGTATGGACGAGGGCATGGACTGCTGAAGAGAATAGACATGGTGATCTTCTTAACAAGTATCTTTATCTGTCTGGACGAGTAGACATGAGGCAGATTGAAAAGACAATTCAATACCTCATTGGTTCTGGAATG gatccaaaaactgaaaacaatcCTTACCTGGGCTTCATCTACACGTCTTTTCAAGAAAGAGCTACATTCATCTCACATGGAAACACAGCCAGACTGGCAAAGAATCTTGGAGACTTGAAACTTGGGAAGATTTGTGGCACCATTGCTGCTGATGAGAGGCGTCATGAAACAGCCTACACCAAGATTGTAGAAAAGCTCTTCGAAATCGATCCTGACACCACAATCGTGGGATTTGCTGacatgatgaagaaaaagatcTCGATGCCTGCTCATTTGATGTACGATGGTCGTGATGATAACCTATTTGACCACTTCTCTTCCGTGGCACAGAGGCTTGGTGTCTACACTGCCAGGGACTATGCTGATATACTGGAATTTCTTGTGCAAAGGTGGAATGTGCAGAAGTTGTCAGACCTTTCTAGTGAAGGACACAAGGCCCAG GACTACCTCTGTGGATTACCTGCTAGGATCCGCAAACTTGAAGAGAGGGCTCAAGGGAGAACCAAAGAAGCTGCAAAAAACATACCAATCAGTTGGATATTTGGTCGAGAGATCAGGGCTTAA
- the LOC104735650 gene encoding uncharacterized protein LOC104735650 has product MGLISSSLPVEESHYHTHKIFLFSNYILLGAASSCIFLTLSLRLIPSVCGFLLILLHAVTIAAAVSGCAAASCGRNRWYAAHMVATVLTAIFQGSVSVLIFTNTSMLLGSLKSYVREEDAAVILKLGGGLCIVIFCLDWIVLVCAFFLKYYAYVDGGSDGIAMKRTGKVQSEENPKDWPWPFQV; this is encoded by the coding sequence atgggtttgatttcttcttcattacCAGTAGAAGAATCTCATTACCATACTCACAAGATCTTCCTTTTCTCAAACTACATCCTTCTCGGCGCCGCTTCAAGCTGCATCTTCCTCACACTCTCTCTCCGTCTAATCCCTTCGGTCTGCGGATTCCTACTCATCCTCCTCCACGCCGTAACAATCGCCGCCGCTGTCTCAGGCTGCGCCGCCGCTTCTTGCGGGAGAAACAGGTGGTACGCTGCTCACATGGTAGCAACTGTGCTCACAGCTATATTCCAAGGCTCTGTCTCTGTTCTCATCTTCACCAACACGTCAATGCTCCTCGGGAGTCTCAAGTCTTATGTCCGTGAGGAAGATGCTGCTGTGATCTTGAAACTCGGTGGTGGGCTTTGTATTGTCATCTTTTGTCTTGACTGGATCGTTCTTGTTTGTGCTTTCTTCTTGAAGTACTATGCTTATGTCGATGGTGGTAGTGATGGTATTGCGATGAAGAGAACTGGTAAGGTTCAGAGTGAGGAGAATCCTAAAGATTGGCCATGGCCGTTCCAAGTTTGA
- the LOC104735648 gene encoding stearoyl-[acyl-carrier-protein] 9-desaturase 3, chloroplastic-like, giving the protein MSMALLFTSPAMKHKPAAITSSRRESSHPSRRLRVSCVTTNPPRQKNETCNQFRPIKEVNNQITHTIPQEKLEIFKSMESWAEHKLLPYLKPVKDSWQPQDFLPAPENDEEFYDRVKDIRERTKDIPDDYFVVLVGDMITEEALPTYQTTLNTLDGVKDETGGSLSPWAVWIRAWTAEENRHGDLLNKYLYLTGRVDMRHVEMTIQYLIGSGMDSKFENNPYNGFIYTSFQERATFISHGNTARLATTYGDITLAKICGTIAADEKRHETAYTKIVEKLFEIDPDGSVQALASMMKKRITMPAHLMHDGRDNDLFDHYAAVAQRIGVYTAADYAGILEFLLRWWKVESLGLGLSGEGRRAQDYLCTLPQRIKRLEERANDRVKLVSKPSVSFSWVFGRDVKL; this is encoded by the exons atgtccATGGCTTTGCTTTTCACCTCGCCGGCGATGAAGCATAAGCCGGCGGCGATTACTTCTTCTCGCCGTGAATCTTCTCATCCTTCTCGTCGTCTTCGAGTTTCATGTGTCACTACGAACCCTCCTAG GCAAAAAAACGAAACATGCAATCAGTTTCGACCTATCAAAGAAGTGAATAACCAAATAACACACACAATACCACAAGAGAAGCTCGAGATCTTCAAATCAATGGAGAGTTGGGCAGAACACAAACTACTACCTTATCTCAAACCCGTCAAAGATTCATGGCAACCACAAGACTTTTTACCGGCACCGGAGAACGACGAAGAGTTCTACGACCGAGTGAAAGATATCAGAGAGCGAACAAAAGATATACCAGACGATTactttgttgttcttgtcgGAGATATGATCACAGAGGAAGCACTTCCAACATATCAAACGACGTTGAACACACTTGACGGCGTTAAGGATGAAACCGGTGGTAGTTTATCGCCGTGGGCGGTTTGGATTAGAGCTTGGACGGCTGAGGAAAACCGTCACGGTGATTTACTCAACAAGTATCTTTATCTAACTGGTCGTGTTGATATGCGACATGTTGAGATGACTATACAATATCTAATTGGCTCTGGTATG GATTCGAAGTTTGAGAACAATCCATACAATGGATTCATCTACACTTCATTCCAAGAGCGAGCTACGTTCATCTCTCACGGCAACACGGCGAGGCTAGCCACAACCTACGGCGATATTACCCTAGCGAAGATCTGCGGCACGATCGCCGCCGACGAGAAGCGACACGAGACAGCGTACACGAAGATCGTGGAGAAGCTGTTCGAGATAGACCCCGACGGATCGGTTCAGGCGCTGGCGAGTATGATGAAGAAACGGATCACGATGCCGGCTCATCTGATGCACGACGGAAGAGATAACGATCTGTTCGATCATTACGCAGCCGTGGCGCAGAGGATTGGAGTTTACACGGCGGCGGATTACGCTGGGATACTTGAGTTTCTGTTGAGGTGGTGGAAGGTGGAGAGTTTGGGTTTGGGGTTATCGGGGGAAGGGAGGAGAGCACAGGATTATCTGTGCACCTTGCCGCAGAGGATCAAGAGGTTAGAGGAAAGAGCTAATGATAGGGTCAAGCTTGTGTCAAAACCTTCTGTTTCGTTTAGCTGGGTTTTTGGTAGAGATGTGAAACTATAG